The following coding sequences are from one Myxococcales bacterium window:
- a CDS encoding bifunctional acetate--CoA ligase family protein/GNAT family N-acetyltransferase, producing the protein MEKHSLDTFFRPRSVAVVGASPRASSVAGQVLANLQASGFAGALYPVNPKHREVGGIPCVRRLDDISDSVDLAVIGTPAATVPELIETCGRRGIGAAIVLSAGFREGEPKGAALEERLLAHAHHHGVRVLGPNCLGLLAPHAKLNATFGKGQAHAGNLALVSQSGALCTAILDWAAPRGIGFSALVSIGEAADIDFGDMLDYFALDEQTSSILLYVEGIRHARRFMSGLRAAARMKPVVVLKAGRHEAASKAARSHTGALVGSDDAFDAALARAGAVRVPSIGQLFSTAQALASGCRVQGNRLAIVTNAGGPGVMATDRAVDLGVEVVSLSRSTLDALDQHLPPAWSHGNPVDVLGDAPPARYEHAVQACLDDAAVDGVLVILTPQAMTEPSEVAHTLITTAAKHHKPLLTCFMGDEQVNQAWRSFGEAKIPHFRTPEAAVEAFATLARFRRNQTMLLEVPGPRTDARAPDVEGARLIIEGALAQGRAWLGGAEARAVLRAFHIPALPLVHARSASEALVAAETIGFPVAMKINSAHITHKTDVGGVKLNISTAADVRHAYTQMMADVKRAQPDAELDGVTIEPMSPMRHGRELLVGVSRDASFGPVIAFGAGGTAVEIMRDRSVALPPLNATLTRRLIERTRVSRLLGAYRNLPAVKLEAIEAVLLRVSELVCELPHVVEMDLNPLMADDEHAVVVDARLRVAPVAPASAPYSHMAIHPYPAHLEMRAQLTDGTDILVRPIRPEDATLEAEFVRTLSEESKYARFMHSFRELTPTMLVRFTQIDYDREMALVAVTEDERTEAGVARYICQGDDGSAEFALVVGDAWQNRGVGTLLMQRLLDVARRRGIKTIQGDVMGTNSAMLNLVRTLGFVLRDHPDEPALTRVTCDLRNVPL; encoded by the coding sequence ATGGAAAAGCACTCACTCGATACGTTTTTCCGTCCACGCAGTGTGGCGGTGGTGGGCGCAAGCCCGCGGGCCTCCTCGGTGGCGGGCCAGGTTTTGGCAAATCTGCAGGCCTCGGGATTCGCGGGCGCCCTCTACCCTGTGAATCCCAAGCACCGCGAGGTGGGTGGCATTCCCTGCGTGCGCCGTCTCGACGACATCAGCGACAGCGTGGATCTGGCCGTGATCGGGACACCCGCTGCCACGGTGCCAGAGCTCATCGAGACCTGCGGACGTAGAGGAATCGGCGCAGCGATCGTGCTGTCCGCTGGATTCCGTGAAGGCGAGCCCAAGGGCGCGGCGCTCGAGGAGCGCTTGCTCGCGCACGCACACCATCACGGCGTGAGGGTGCTGGGACCGAACTGCTTGGGCCTTTTGGCCCCCCACGCGAAGCTCAATGCCACCTTCGGCAAGGGCCAGGCCCATGCGGGAAATCTCGCGCTGGTCTCGCAGTCGGGAGCGCTCTGCACCGCCATCCTCGATTGGGCCGCGCCGAGGGGCATCGGCTTTTCGGCCCTGGTTTCGATCGGCGAAGCGGCGGACATCGACTTCGGCGACATGCTCGACTATTTCGCTCTCGACGAACAGACCTCGAGCATCCTGCTCTACGTGGAGGGCATTCGGCACGCGCGGCGGTTCATGTCGGGGCTGCGGGCTGCGGCGCGCATGAAGCCCGTCGTGGTGCTGAAAGCGGGTCGTCACGAAGCGGCCTCGAAAGCGGCCCGTTCCCACACGGGGGCCCTCGTCGGTTCCGATGACGCGTTCGATGCGGCCCTCGCACGGGCAGGTGCGGTGCGGGTGCCCTCGATCGGCCAGCTCTTTTCCACCGCGCAGGCGCTGGCGTCCGGGTGCCGGGTGCAGGGCAACAGGTTGGCCATCGTGACGAACGCAGGAGGGCCCGGCGTCATGGCGACCGATCGCGCGGTGGATCTGGGCGTGGAGGTGGTCTCGCTGTCTCGTTCGACGCTCGACGCACTCGACCAGCACCTGCCGCCGGCCTGGTCCCACGGAAATCCTGTCGATGTCTTGGGCGACGCCCCCCCGGCCCGCTACGAACACGCGGTGCAAGCCTGCCTGGATGATGCCGCCGTCGATGGCGTGCTGGTCATCCTGACCCCGCAGGCCATGACCGAGCCCTCCGAGGTGGCGCACACCCTCATCACCACGGCCGCCAAGCATCACAAGCCCCTCCTCACCTGCTTTATGGGGGACGAACAGGTGAATCAAGCCTGGCGCTCGTTCGGCGAGGCCAAAATCCCCCACTTTCGCACCCCTGAAGCGGCCGTGGAGGCCTTCGCCACGCTGGCCCGCTTTCGGCGCAACCAAACGATGCTGCTCGAGGTGCCCGGTCCCCGAACCGACGCCCGCGCACCCGACGTCGAAGGCGCGCGGCTCATCATCGAGGGGGCCCTCGCCCAAGGACGGGCGTGGTTGGGCGGCGCCGAGGCCCGGGCGGTGCTGCGGGCCTTCCACATTCCTGCCTTACCACTGGTCCACGCGCGCTCGGCCAGCGAAGCCCTGGTGGCCGCGGAGACCATTGGCTTTCCCGTGGCGATGAAGATCAACTCCGCCCACATCACACACAAGACCGACGTGGGGGGCGTCAAGCTGAACATCAGCACGGCAGCGGACGTGCGGCATGCCTACACGCAGATGATGGCCGATGTGAAGCGCGCCCAACCCGACGCAGAGCTCGACGGCGTCACGATCGAACCCATGAGCCCCATGCGGCACGGGCGCGAGCTCCTGGTGGGGGTGTCACGAGACGCCTCGTTTGGTCCCGTCATTGCCTTTGGCGCAGGTGGCACCGCCGTGGAGATCATGCGCGACCGATCGGTGGCCTTACCGCCGCTCAACGCCACGCTCACCCGGCGGCTCATCGAACGCACCCGGGTCAGCCGCCTTCTCGGGGCTTACCGCAACCTTCCCGCCGTAAAGCTCGAGGCCATCGAAGCGGTGCTCCTGCGCGTTTCGGAGCTGGTTTGTGAACTGCCACACGTGGTGGAGATGGATCTGAACCCGCTCATGGCCGACGACGAGCACGCCGTGGTGGTCGACGCCCGCTTGCGGGTGGCCCCCGTGGCGCCCGCGAGCGCGCCGTACAGCCACATGGCCATCCACCCCTACCCTGCGCACCTCGAAATGCGCGCCCAGCTGACAGACGGCACCGACATCCTCGTACGCCCCATCCGGCCGGAAGACGCCACCCTGGAGGCAGAATTCGTCCGCACCCTCTCGGAAGAATCAAAGTACGCGAGGTTCATGCACAGCTTTCGCGAGCTCACGCCCACGATGCTGGTCCGCTTTACGCAGATCGACTACGACCGGGAGATGGCCCTCGTGGCTGTGACCGAGGACGAACGCACCGAGGCGGGCGTGGCCCGGTACATTTGTCAGGGCGACGACGGCAGCGCCGAGTTTGCTCTGGTAGTCGGCGATGCGTGGCAGAACCGGGGCGTGGGGACCCTGTTGATGCAGCGGCTGCTCGATGTCGCCCGGCGGCGCGGCATCAAGACGATCCAAGGGGACGTCATGGGCACCAACAGCGCCATGCTGAACCTGGTACGAACGCTGGGCTTCGTGCTGCGGGACCATCCGGACGAGCCCGCGCTCACGCGGGTCACGTGTGATCTTCGTAACGTCCCGCTGTGA
- a CDS encoding copper-binding protein yields the protein MLASFGRTPLLSRRRFSFGSATVLAAVILWAGGACKPTPPETPSATYTVRGVVKLLPPAVAPGNGKTMVVLHQAIPTFKNEEGEQVGMMPMPMPFTVSQGVDLSGIVTGSKVEFTFGVFWKAPVPTRVLSMRKLPDDTQIRFDVEE from the coding sequence ATGCTCGCGTCGTTCGGCCGAACCCCTCTTTTGTCTCGTCGCAGGTTTTCCTTCGGCTCCGCGACCGTCCTCGCTGCGGTAATCCTGTGGGCAGGCGGGGCCTGCAAACCGACGCCTCCCGAGACGCCCTCGGCCACCTACACGGTGCGGGGCGTGGTGAAGTTGCTTCCGCCGGCGGTCGCGCCCGGCAACGGCAAGACCATGGTGGTGCTGCACCAGGCGATCCCCACGTTCAAGAACGAAGAAGGAGAGCAGGTCGGCATGATGCCCATGCCCATGCCGTTCACCGTTTCACAAGGCGTCGACCTCTCGGGAATCGTCACGGGTTCCAAGGTCGAATTCACCTTCGGGGTGTTCTGGAAGGCGCCCGTTCCGACCCGGGTCCTGTCGATGCGAAAATTGCCGGACGACACGCAGATCCGCTTCGACGTCGAAGAGTGA
- a CDS encoding TerB family tellurite resistance protein, with amino-acid sequence MKDRITTVADILMGAAYADQHLEGEERNVVRQLLRNLLGRESLPMDLDFRIDEFTPSRFDLAAAATLFRDDPEATKRHLLDLVAAVHGADQEFDLAEDEFVHDLGEALGLPHSAYKDMIVSVVDEVHLVEGLQAVRFAAEDASARPPMPPPPGARRAGRAEDPASRDDPSEADE; translated from the coding sequence GTGAAAGATCGCATCACGACCGTCGCGGACATTCTCATGGGCGCCGCCTACGCTGACCAGCACCTGGAGGGGGAGGAACGCAACGTGGTCCGTCAGCTACTCAGGAATCTTTTGGGCCGCGAAAGCCTGCCGATGGACCTCGACTTCCGCATCGACGAGTTCACTCCGTCCCGCTTCGATCTCGCCGCCGCAGCCACGTTGTTCAGGGACGATCCCGAGGCGACGAAGCGACACCTGCTCGACCTGGTGGCGGCCGTCCACGGCGCGGATCAGGAATTCGACCTGGCCGAGGACGAGTTCGTGCATGACCTCGGCGAAGCCCTCGGCTTGCCCCACAGCGCGTACAAGGACATGATCGTGTCGGTGGTCGACGAGGTCCACCTCGTGGAAGGCCTGCAGGCGGTCCGCTTCGCTGCGGAGGACGCAAGCGCCCGGCCTCCCATGCCGCCGCCCCCTGGGGCACGGCGCGCGGGCAGAGCGGAAGATCCGGCGTCTCGAGACGACCCCAGTGAAGCGGACGAATAG
- a CDS encoding protein-L-isoaspartate(D-aspartate) O-methyltransferase: MDESARRAAQDGLIEEIALQGISSRLVLDALRRVPRHRFVPAGLRHRAYDNVPLPIGQGQTISQPFVVALMTQLAQVTPLDRVLVVGTGSGYQDAVMAELAGQVYSVERLPELAHRASDTLRELGYRNIHLRVGDGYEGWQEEAPFAAILVTAAPPAVPPALIDQLALGGRLVIPVGEAQQQLRVMVKTASGVAETEVVPVQFVPLVRGRAVTRVV; this comes from the coding sequence GTGGACGAGTCAGCACGCAGAGCCGCGCAGGATGGGCTGATTGAAGAAATTGCCCTACAGGGCATCTCCTCACGCCTCGTTCTGGACGCCCTGCGAAGGGTCCCGCGACACCGTTTCGTCCCCGCCGGGCTTCGGCACCGGGCCTATGACAACGTTCCCTTGCCCATCGGGCAAGGGCAGACGATCAGCCAACCGTTCGTGGTGGCGTTGATGACCCAGCTCGCCCAGGTGACGCCCCTCGATCGCGTGTTGGTCGTGGGGACAGGCTCTGGCTACCAGGACGCGGTGATGGCCGAGCTGGCCGGCCAGGTGTACAGCGTTGAACGCTTGCCCGAGCTTGCCCATCGAGCGTCGGACACTCTGCGGGAGCTGGGGTACCGGAACATCCACCTCCGGGTGGGCGACGGCTACGAGGGCTGGCAGGAGGAAGCACCGTTTGCCGCGATCCTGGTCACCGCCGCACCGCCTGCGGTGCCGCCGGCCCTCATCGACCAGCTGGCGCTCGGTGGCCGGTTGGTGATCCCCGTGGGCGAAGCGCAGCAGCAGTTGCGGGTGATGGTGAAGACCGCCTCCGGAGTGGCCGAGACGGAGGTGGTTCCCGTGCAGTTCGTGCCCCTCGTGCGGGGAAGGGCCGTCACCCGCGTGGTTTAG
- a CDS encoding TolC family protein, translating into MRLPGPSPFALALLGLVSCAPAQAQETDRPAADLPPPAQRPSTTGLTVEDAIRLAMSRDERVRQARYEADAAEARRGRARAFFFPEFDVTGTYTRRPRQIVRAIGGRDVVVQRYNALSGTAVMNVPILWLGGIPLYRQALLEQEAAALTATEQRRLVGFETADAFVMVLSAQEIALAAERRLAFAQERLRDAAARAEAGLVSSNDVTRGELEVANAEREVSLAHGQLQLAKTELGHLLVASVETPLATPESLLAAAADQTLAPLDVQVARGRGRRLDLEAGAKRVLAAEEAAKEPALRLVPRLGGQLLGRYTNEPGLAGRTFDWQGSATLTWPLWDGGVRSAEARDRQAQASAERLGQAARTRDVALDVQRARLALENARATQEAARRARERAARHAQETAELYRQGLVRALEVADANLQQFEAEVTAARDRYALAVAFFDLKVALGEWPPGVDS; encoded by the coding sequence ATGCGCCTCCCCGGTCCGAGCCCCTTCGCCCTTGCCCTTTTGGGGCTGGTGAGCTGCGCCCCGGCGCAGGCGCAGGAGACCGATCGCCCCGCCGCGGACCTGCCACCTCCCGCACAACGCCCCTCCACGACCGGCTTGACCGTCGAAGACGCCATTCGCCTGGCGATGAGCCGGGACGAACGCGTCCGACAGGCGCGCTACGAGGCCGACGCCGCAGAGGCTCGTCGAGGCCGCGCCCGCGCCTTTTTTTTCCCGGAGTTCGACGTCACCGGGACCTACACCCGTAGACCCCGGCAAATCGTGCGCGCGATTGGCGGCAGAGATGTGGTGGTGCAACGCTACAACGCCCTGTCGGGCACGGCGGTGATGAACGTCCCGATTCTGTGGCTAGGGGGCATCCCCCTTTACCGGCAAGCCCTGCTCGAACAGGAGGCCGCCGCGCTCACCGCCACGGAGCAGCGCCGGCTGGTGGGCTTCGAGACCGCGGATGCGTTCGTGATGGTGCTCTCGGCTCAGGAGATCGCGTTGGCTGCGGAACGGCGGCTGGCGTTCGCGCAGGAGCGGCTGCGCGACGCGGCCGCACGCGCCGAAGCCGGCCTCGTCAGCTCCAACGACGTCACGCGCGGTGAGCTCGAGGTGGCGAACGCCGAGCGTGAGGTCTCTTTGGCGCACGGCCAGTTGCAGCTCGCCAAAACTGAGCTTGGGCACCTTCTGGTGGCCTCCGTCGAAACGCCCCTCGCCACGCCCGAGTCTTTGCTGGCGGCAGCGGCAGACCAGACCCTTGCGCCGCTCGACGTCCAGGTGGCACGAGGCCGGGGACGACGGCTCGATCTGGAAGCTGGCGCAAAGCGCGTGCTGGCGGCGGAGGAAGCCGCCAAAGAGCCGGCCTTGCGGCTCGTTCCCCGCCTGGGCGGCCAGCTGCTCGGGCGGTACACCAACGAGCCCGGGCTGGCGGGCCGCACCTTCGACTGGCAGGGCTCCGCGACCTTGACGTGGCCTCTTTGGGACGGCGGCGTTCGCAGCGCCGAAGCCCGCGACCGACAAGCGCAGGCCAGCGCGGAACGCCTGGGCCAAGCAGCGCGTACACGCGACGTTGCGCTCGACGTGCAGCGAGCGCGCTTGGCACTCGAAAACGCGCGCGCCACGCAAGAAGCCGCGCGGCGCGCCCGCGAACGAGCCGCACGACACGCACAGGAAACGGCGGAGCTATACCGACAGGGCCTGGTCCGTGCCCTCGAGGTGGCCGACGCGAACCTGCAACAGTTCGAGGCCGAGGTCACCGCCGCACGGGATCGCTACGCCCTGGCGGTGGCCTTTTTCGACCTGAAGGTGGCCCTGGGTGAGTGGCCACCCGGAGTAGACTCATGA
- a CDS encoding sigma-54 dependent transcriptional regulator produces the protein MLVRTLVMARPTLHARALRLLRHPDLHVVGVKGPARIWAELEACDADLLVVERSALPDEAGSWVATVRELPERPDVIVLGRQEDAADRAELLAAGALAVLNLGLPDDALVDAIAALVIRHLDAQRGGEAPGFQPEVQRLDDFSSSSPAMTTFLDVARRAAFGNTSLLLLGETGVGKERMARALHHEGKRGRGPFVAFNCAALPESLIESELFGHERGAFTGAVRAHRGYFERAHGGTLFIDEVGELPLHLQAKLLRVLEERALRRLGGEQVLPVDVRIMAATNRDLETEVEAKRFRADLFFRLAVVTLTIPPLRERQEDIPRLARTYFDHFRVAMGKPQSGIAPEAMEALVRYEWPGNVRELINVLERAVLLARDEALGLADLPPAISRGPMPATPTPRLVLDVADVLGQSIKSARQTVVDRFEAIYIEALLARHGGKVGAAARGAALTERMLYNLMRKHGLTKRMGR, from the coding sequence ATGCTGGTCCGAACACTCGTCATGGCGCGCCCGACCTTGCACGCCCGCGCGCTGCGCCTGCTCCGCCACCCTGACCTGCACGTCGTGGGGGTCAAGGGGCCGGCGCGGATCTGGGCCGAACTCGAAGCTTGCGATGCCGACCTTCTGGTGGTGGAGCGGAGCGCGCTCCCCGACGAGGCGGGATCGTGGGTGGCCACCGTGCGTGAGCTGCCCGAGCGCCCGGACGTCATCGTGCTCGGGCGCCAAGAAGACGCCGCCGACCGGGCCGAACTCTTGGCGGCGGGGGCCCTTGCCGTGCTGAACCTCGGGTTGCCCGACGACGCGCTCGTGGACGCGATCGCAGCCCTCGTCATCCGGCATCTGGATGCCCAGCGCGGGGGCGAAGCTCCGGGCTTTCAACCCGAAGTGCAACGGCTCGACGACTTCAGTTCCTCGAGCCCTGCCATGACCACCTTTCTCGATGTCGCCCGCCGGGCGGCTTTCGGAAACACGTCACTGCTGCTTCTCGGTGAGACGGGCGTGGGCAAAGAGCGCATGGCCCGCGCGCTGCACCACGAAGGCAAACGCGGGCGGGGGCCGTTCGTTGCGTTCAACTGCGCGGCGCTGCCCGAGTCGCTCATCGAAAGTGAGCTCTTCGGCCACGAAAGGGGCGCGTTCACGGGAGCGGTGCGCGCCCACCGTGGGTACTTCGAGCGGGCCCATGGGGGCACCTTGTTCATCGATGAGGTGGGCGAGTTGCCCCTGCACCTGCAAGCGAAACTGCTGCGGGTCCTCGAAGAGCGGGCGCTCCGGCGCTTGGGCGGCGAACAGGTGCTGCCCGTGGATGTCCGCATCATGGCCGCCACGAACCGCGATCTGGAGACTGAAGTGGAGGCGAAGCGCTTTCGCGCCGACCTCTTCTTTCGACTTGCGGTCGTCACCCTGACCATTCCCCCTCTGCGCGAACGCCAGGAGGACATTCCCCGCCTGGCCCGCACGTACTTCGATCACTTTCGCGTGGCGATGGGCAAACCGCAATCAGGCATCGCACCCGAGGCGATGGAGGCCCTGGTTCGCTACGAATGGCCGGGAAACGTGCGCGAGCTCATCAACGTGCTCGAGCGGGCCGTGCTCTTGGCGCGCGACGAAGCGCTCGGCTTGGCTGATCTTCCCCCGGCGATCAGCCGTGGGCCGATGCCCGCTACCCCCACACCTCGGCTGGTGCTGGACGTGGCTGACGTGCTGGGCCAGTCCATCAAGAGCGCGCGACAAACCGTGGTGGATCGCTTCGAGGCGATCTACATCGAGGCGCTGTTGGCCCGCCACGGCGGCAAAGTAGGCGCGGCGGCGCGGGGTGCGGCTCTGACCGAACGCATGCTCTACAACCTCATGAGGAAGCACGGCCTCACGAAACGCATGGGCCGTTAG